TCAGCCTTGGTGATGCGCTGCGACCCGGCTCCGTTCTTGACTCGCATGACGAGCTGCAGATCGCTGAAATGATTAACGTTGGCAGGCTTGCAAAGAAAGCACATGAAAAGGATGTGCAAGTTATGATTGAAGGCCCTGGGCATGTCCCGTTAAATGAAGTTGCGCCAAATGTTAGACTCGCCAAATCACTTATCGGTGAAATACCATACTATGTCTTAGGTCCATTGGTAACCGATGTTGCTGCTGGCTATGACCATATTGCAAGTGCTATAGGAGCAGCTATTTCTGCAGCTGAAGGCGTTGATCTACTATGCTATCTTACACCAGCTGAACATCTAGGCTTGCCAACACCCGAAGAGGTGAGAGAGGGTTTGATTGCGTATAGGATAGCAGCACATGCTGGTGATTTGGTGAAGTTAAGAGACCGCGCAATAAAGTGGGATAAGCAAATTACGGAGGCAAGGCGAACTTTGAACTGGGAAAAACAGATCTCTCTTTCAATTGACCCAGAGAAAGCTGCTGAGATACATTACAGAGGAGGGCAACATGAAGGAAATAACGTTCCGTGCACAATGTGTGGTTCTGCATGTGTATACATTGTGCTACCCCAGCAGAGAGAATACAAAGAAGCAGAGCAGTAAGTAATAGATGTGACTAAATATTCATCTAACAGTACACCTAATTAACTATCACATAGCTACTTGGAATCAATATTACCGCTGTATCCGTGATAGAGATATAAAAGAGCGTGATGATTTGATACCGAATGTCTGGAAATATAATTGGCGAACGATTTGTTGCCATGAGCTTTGGGGAGAGCCATGGCAGATGTGTAGGTGTTGTAATAGATGGTTGCCCTGCAGGCTTGCCTATATCTGAAGAAGACATTCAAAGCAAGCTTGATCTTAGGAAGCCTGGACAATCGATTGTAACAACGCAGAGAAAGGAAGAGGATAGAGTAGAGATCCTTTCCGGTGTGTTTAATGGAAATACAACCGGTGCGCCTATTTGTATGTTAATTTGGAACAAAGATCAGGATTCTAGACCATATGATGCCATACGTAACACACCAAGACCTGGACATGCCGATTACCCTGCAATGATGAAGTATGGAGGTTTTAATGACTATAGGGGTGGAGGAAGATTTTCTGGAAGGATAACAGCAACATTTGTAATGGCTGGAGCCATTGCTGAAAAACTATTGCGACAAACCCTTGGCATAGAGATACTTGCATACACTTTAGAAATTGGAGGTATACGAGCTAATAATCTCGCAATAGATAATATCAGGAAAATACGATACACTAATGAAGTAAGATGCCCTGACGTCGTAATAGCAGAGAAGATGAAGGAGGCAATTGTAAGGGCAAAGAGTGAGGGAGATTCATTAGGCGGCATAGTTGAATGTACGGCTTTGAATGTTCCAGTTGGTCTTGGAGAACCAGTCTTTGGTGCACTTGAATCTGACCTAAGCAAAGCCTTGTTTGCTATCCCTGCAGTGAAGGGTGTGGAGTTCGGTTCAGGTTTTGAGGGCTCCAAGAAGAGCGGATCTGAGAATAATGATAGTTGGAAGGTGGAAGATGGGAAAATCGTTACAGTGTCAAACAACTCTGGAGGAATACTTGGGGGTTTATCCAACGGCATGCCATTGCTGTTAAGAATTGCATTTAAACCTGCTTCATCAATTGCCAAAAAGCAGCTGTCGGTTGATCTGCAGAGCATGAAGGAGACTGAGATGACTGTGCCAGGAAGGCACGATCCGTGTGTAGTTCCCAGAGCACCGCCAGTAGTAGAATCAATAGTAGCACTTGTACTAGCAGATCACTCAATAAAGTATGGGTTGATTCCTTCCGTGCTTAAGAGGTAAGTTGTACCCATGGATGATCTTGAGAAGTTGCGAGGCGAGATAAGGGAAGTAACTGCAGAAATTATGAGGCGAGTTAAGAAAAGAATGGAGATCGCAAAACAAATTGGAAAGATTAAGAATAGAAAAGGTCTTGATATTGTTGATGAGAAGACTGAAGAAGAATTACGCAAATCGGTAATACAACTATGCTCACAAATTGGTCTTGAAACTGATATTGGCATAAGGCTTCTTGATATTTTGCTTAACGAATCGGAAAGAGTACAAACGAAAAGAAAGACACCAACTGCTATATTTACAAAGGCAAAGCAGCTTGAAAGCGAGGGCAAGAAGATGATACATCTTGAGGTAGGCGAACCAGACTTTGCGCCTCCAAGCAGTGTGAAGAAAGCTTTGGCCGATGTAATAGATAAGGGATATTATCACTATACAGAACCTCGTGGTATACCAAAGCTAAGAGAAGCACTGGCTACATCGTTGAACAGAAAGTTCAACGTGTCAGTAAATGAGGAACAGGTAATGGTTACTGCTGGCGGCAGGTTTGCAGTGTTCCTTGCAATATCTTCCTTGGTAAAACCAGGCAATGAAATAATTGTAATAGAACCTTATTGGCCTGCCTATAGGGAATGTGCTGAGCTTGTAAATGCAAAGCTGCGCGTTTTGTATACGTCGCTTGAAGACAAATGGGTTCCAGACATTGGCAAACTTGAAAAGATGATGAATGAAAATACAAGGATGATTATCATAAACTATCCTAACAATCCAACTGGAAAGGTACTTGATGCTAAAGATCTGGAAAAGATTGTAAGTATGGCAAGAGATAACAAACTCATTCTTATGAGTGATGAAGTGTATGCCGATTACTCATTTAACAAATTTACCAGCGTCCTTGAGTACAACTATGAAAACAGCATATTGATCTCTTCATTTTCCAAAGGACCTGCGATGACTGGCTTCAGAGTAGGCTATGCAGTTGCGAACAAAGACGTAATCTCTAGAATGGTAAGGTTACAGGCCGTTGCACTTACAAGCGTAGCAGAACCTATGCAGTATGCAGCGCTGAGCGCTCTTGCAAACAACCACATAAAGAAAAATGCTGAGGTTATGAAGAAGCGATTATCGTTGATCTCAAACAGGTTAAGGAAGATGCCTGTTTCTTTTGTCGAACCAGAAGGCGCAATGTACGTTTTTGCCAGGGTAGACCTTGATGCATTCAATGCTGATGAATTCAGCGAGAGGGTGCTTGAACAAGGTTTAGCACTGAGTCCGGGCAGCGGTTTTGGCAACTATCCCGATTTCCTGCGAATCTCTGCGGGACAGCCTGAAGATGTAATTGAAGAAG
This sequence is a window from Nitrososphaerales archaeon. Protein-coding genes within it:
- a CDS encoding aminotransferase class I/II-fold pyridoxal phosphate-dependent enzyme; protein product: MDDLEKLRGEIREVTAEIMRRVKKRMEIAKQIGKIKNRKGLDIVDEKTEEELRKSVIQLCSQIGLETDIGIRLLDILLNESERVQTKRKTPTAIFTKAKQLESEGKKMIHLEVGEPDFAPPSSVKKALADVIDKGYYHYTEPRGIPKLREALATSLNRKFNVSVNEEQVMVTAGGRFAVFLAISSLVKPGNEIIVIEPYWPAYRECAELVNAKLRVLYTSLEDKWVPDIGKLEKMMNENTRMIIINYPNNPTGKVLDAKDLEKIVSMARDNKLILMSDEVYADYSFNKFTSVLEYNYENSILISSFSKGPAMTGFRVGYAVANKDVISRMVRLQAVALTSVAEPMQYAALSALANNHIKKNAEVMKKRLSLISNRLRKMPVSFVEPEGAMYVFARVDLDAFNADEFSERVLEQGLALSPGSGFGNYPDFLRISAGQPEDVIEEGLDILQRALQGKHYS
- the aroC gene encoding chorismate synthase; translated protein: MSGNIIGERFVAMSFGESHGRCVGVVIDGCPAGLPISEEDIQSKLDLRKPGQSIVTTQRKEEDRVEILSGVFNGNTTGAPICMLIWNKDQDSRPYDAIRNTPRPGHADYPAMMKYGGFNDYRGGGRFSGRITATFVMAGAIAEKLLRQTLGIEILAYTLEIGGIRANNLAIDNIRKIRYTNEVRCPDVVIAEKMKEAIVRAKSEGDSLGGIVECTALNVPVGLGEPVFGALESDLSKALFAIPAVKGVEFGSGFEGSKKSGSENNDSWKVEDGKIVTVSNNSGGILGGLSNGMPLLLRIAFKPASSIAKKQLSVDLQSMKETEMTVPGRHDPCVVPRAPPVVESIVALVLADHSIKYGLIPSVLKR